A genome region from Triticum aestivum cultivar Chinese Spring chromosome 2B, IWGSC CS RefSeq v2.1, whole genome shotgun sequence includes the following:
- the LOC123046380 gene encoding uncharacterized protein: MEEKMQTGMFFNIYCRALESNLSRLFSSPCKDATSLSPMHFTHSTMDRTSYAEFATSTLQIYSIKVIEIKGTPELKWPLRVYGMVAARDTVDHNRNILFLRQRNDWQILNPENPFLQLTGPSRAIAAIDPVDFDIKLKVKGMMKSKDRVLMHQTSKYSCNEAILLDDSYRIVLRCAKLEKTVQATIVGVRVINWRKRKWPFRHGGLVIAKAHSKPVKPENEVLLQDQVMDNISDGYFEGEVFCVGDRSSTLKHEDEVVLQGQVTANNWDGCLDLSRHVVSVELDGKLEVIIHALSSNGFVTKHGHVFFPAQESKISRDICDLASYKVEVTVAWSLLVRDKQFISREGCMDDD; encoded by the exons ATGGAGGAGAAGATGCAGACTGGGATGTTCTTTAATATCTACTGTCGCGCCCTGGAATCGAATTTGTCCAGGTTGTTCAGCAGTCCCTGCAAAGATGCGA CTTCATTGAGTCCTATGCACTTCACACACAGTACAATGGACCGCACCTCTTATGCTGAATTCGCCACCAGCACTCTGCAAATATACTCCATTAAAGTCATAGAAATAAAGGGGACTCCTGAGTTGAAGTGGCCACTTCGTGTGTATGGCATGGTTGCTGCCCGAGATACCGTGGATCACAATCGCAACATTCTCTTCTTGCGTCAAAGGAATGACTGGCAGATACTCAATCCAGAG AATCCTTTTTTGCAATTGACTGGCCCGTCTCGTGCAATTGCGGCTATAGATCCTGTTGACTTTGACATTAAACTCAAAGTAAAGGGCATGATGAAGTCAAAAGATAGAGTGCTCATGCATCAGACCTCCAAGTACAGCTGTAATGAGGCCATTCTGTTGGATGACTCCTACAGAATTGTGTTACGGTGTGCGAAACTGGAGAAGACAGTGCAAGCAACTATAGTCGGTGTCCGTGTTATTAATTGGAGAAAGAGGAAATGGCCTTTTAGACATGGTGGTCTAGTTATTGCCAAGGCACATTCTAAGCCCGTTAAACCTGAGAATGAGGTCCTGCTACAAGATCAAGTGATGGATAACATTTCAGATGGTTACTTTGAAGGTGAAGTTTTTTGTGTTGGCGACAGATCTTCGACGCTGAAACATGAAGATGAGGTTGTGCTTCAAGGTCAAGTGACAGCTAACAATTGGGATGGTTGTCTTGATCTGTCAAGGCATGTTGTTTCCGTAGAGTTAGATGGAAAGCTCGAAGTCATCATCCATGCCCTGTCTTCAAATGGTTTTGTTACTAAACATGGTCATGTCTTCTTCCCAGCCCAGGAAAGCAAAATAAGTCGGGACATATGTGATCTTGCCTCCTATAAGGTGGAAGTCACCGTTGCTTGGTCCCTTCTTGTTCGAGACAAGCAGTTTATCTCGAGGGAGGGATGTATGGATGATGACTAG